The Strix aluco isolate bStrAlu1 chromosome 18, bStrAlu1.hap1, whole genome shotgun sequence genome includes the window AGCTGGCATCAGCGTAAGAGAACTGGTCGGTGCTGAGAGAGGTTACTGATGCTCTGACACTGCAGACTTTGTTCAGCCTTCTGCTATGCAAACGGTGCTCATGAGGGTCACAGGAGTTAACGCCAGGTCCTCCAGAGGGAAATGGCACAACCACCAGTCTGGGGCTCCACCCAGTACAAGACGCTGCAGAAATTCCAGCGAGGGCTGGCATGGGGCAGAGAGGCAGGAAAACAGGCCCTGTATCGCTGCCTTCCCCAGGACTCCTCAACTCAGACCAGCTTCAGAGACTCTTTTTTTGGACCCCCATCAGTAATACACCTGGACATGGTGCCTGGCTGGCTCCTGGACGTATTACAACACTGCCTGAGCTACGGCAGCTCTAGAACAAACCCATGGGAACCTGAAACAGGAGGAGACAGCCACGGCAAGGGCCACTCACAGGTATCGGCGCATCAGGCAGGTCACGAGAGGCACACAGAGGGGGTGTGGGTGCCTGAGTGTGAGTGTGCAGGGACACGTTAGTTCAACACACACTGAGCGTGGTCAGAGACAACAAGGCCCAGCAACACTCTGCAGCAGGAACAAATAACCCCCCGGGGGTCCCAGCGCAGTGACCGGGCAGAAAGCGCCGAGCAGGACCGAGAGCCCCACATGGCACAGGGGTAGCAGTTTCCTCCTCCCGGCTCTTGCCTGCAAACCCCCTCCGCAGGGCCTGGAGGCTGGGGGTGTCCCAGCTCCTCACGACGCCGACGCCGGGCAGGCGGACGCACACCCTGCCCTCACCGCTCGGCCTCAGCCGGAGGAAGGTCCTCAGGTCCAGCGCCACGGCCAAGGCCACCTGCGGGCGAGGAAAAGCGGCgtgagaggaagggaaggcagcCGGGCCGGAGCCCCGGGAGCCCCCGGCGGCGGCAGGCTCCTTACCTTGCCGTGCACCACGGCGTGCTCCCCGTGGAGGATCACCTTCCCCGGGGCGGACAGCACCAGGCTCCGCTCCCACATCTCGAGACGCGGCTGCCTCAGGGGTCCCGCGGCCGCCTCAGCCGCCCAACTCCAGCCTTGATGATTGACAGCCCCGCTCACCAATAGGAGCCGCACTCTGCCCCGCCCGCCTTGCCCTGAAGCCAATAGCCGGGATTCCTTAGGGGGCGGGACTCCGGGAAGGCCAATCAGAAGGCGGCGGCGCGGAGTGGTGCGGCGCTGGGGTGACAGCGCGCGTgggcgggagggaaggagggagggacgGCGGCCGCGGAGGGTCAAGGGGCGGCGGCTACGGTGGCCGGGAGGAAtgtggcggcgggcggcggcggtgggcCGGGGCCTGCGGGGGCCGCtggggcggcggcagcggagcGGGACAGGCAGGTGAGTgcgggggggcccggggctggagggggcagggcagggcagggcccggCGGCCCCTCTCATGGCCTGTGCCTCCGCAGCCCCGACGGCGGCCCCCGCAGCGAGCGGGCCCCGAAGATCTACACGAAGACGGGAGACGCAGGTAGTGctcgggggcgggcgggggacgGACACGACACGGACTCACCGAGGGTCGGGCAGAGCCCGGCCTGACCTCTGCGGGTTCGCTGGGCCGGGCCTGGCTTCTGAGCGCCTCCCCCGGGCCTTCTCCAAAGGCTTCTCCAGCACCTTCACCGGGGAGCGGAGGCTGAAGGGTGACCGGATCTTCGAAGCCCTGGGAGCCACGGACGAACTGAGCTCGGCTATTGGGtaaccccccgccccgggaccccctCCTGCTGCCGGGCTGTGGAGGCCCAGCCGTGTCCTGCCAGGGTGGCCGTGCTCTCTGGGGAACTGGCCACCAGCCCGGGGAACTCTGGCCCTCCCCAGGCCCCTCACATGCATAAAGGCCTCGTGACACCACCCCAGTCCCCATCTGTGGGGGTCTTCTGGGCCTCTTCTTCCCTTAAAtgctgctctcccagccccaCCGCCCAGCCAGAGGGAAGGGGATACACCATGGGCCACATTTCTCTGGAGGGTTGCACTGACAAACAGCCAGCAGTGTCCAAATTCTGTGTTTTTCATATGgtaattttttcatttctggctaactctgttggttttattttaaccTAGGCTTGCCAGCGAATTTAGCAGTGAAAAGGGCCACACGTTTGTGGAACAGCTTCACAAAGTGAGTATTAACGATAAACCCCACGCAGTGCAGTCACTTCATCTATGCTGTTCTTAAACTCTGTAGTTTTAGACACAGTGTTCCCACTGACACATGGGAATTTAATAAAtttagtattaaaataaatagctaCTTAAGACTCTGACCCTTGATTACTCTCtaagaaataaatttcattaaaCAAGGAGGAAACTGGTAGATCAAGTGATTAGTTGTGGGCAGACAAACATACCTCCAGATTATTCAGCCCTGTTACTGTACACGGTTCTGGACACAAGTCTTGTTGTCCTGTAGCCTCAGATTTGAAATGGGGGCAAAGTAACCACGTGGGCACAATGGTGGGAGACAGGTCCTGCTGTGGCAGTCTGTGAGTTTTGTTAATTAGCTTCACTGTTCACAAGAACGCTGAAGGAGCTAGTCggagattttaaaaagctttacCCGACTGCCCTTCAAGTATCCTGGGCTGTGGATGGAGAGATGCCCCTCGTGGAAGCGGACATGACATCAGGCCAGCGCTGTCTGCAGCTGTTTGTCACTGCCTTTCTTCCAGAGGTTACTGGTTTGGTGTCCTACCAGCAAAGGGATTATGTGAGCGCTCCCCAGTCTGCTTTCTGCAAAGTCAGCCAGGGTGGTTTAATGTGCCAGTGAAAACAAGTACATGCGTTAATCTGGCTTCTCATAAAGCAATTAGGGAGCACTTATCTGATCCCCCCTGCCAGCAGGCTGGGGGATGATGAACAACAAGGGTAGGATCTTCTTTAATCAGCACAACCAGCTGTCGCCTCCCAGAGCTTGCTGCAGTTGTACCGGAGCATCAAAGGCTGGTTAATGAAAGCACTTCTTATTTTTGTCCTGATTGCCACATCTAGGTCCAGTGTATGCTGCAGGATGTGGGCTCCAACATCGCGACGCCTCTCTCCTCAGCCAGGGAGGCTCACTTAAGTAAGCCCCATGGTCCCTTTCCTGGGTTCTTGAATCACAACTCTCCTAGACTGGTGCTGGGGAGGCTGTTTGGGTGTGTGGTAGTTAGAGCTGCCCCCGGGCTGCTCCATGGTGCCTGTCTGGGTGCTGAACGAACACATGGTCCTGCGAGTGACTCGGGCGCTGTACGGTCGCTGCCTCAGCACTGACACCCAGCTGCGGCTGCTGAACGGGGAGCCAGCTGTGCTCTGGCTGGGGGGATCTTTTTGGGATGCTTTCGCTGACCCAAGAAATATGAAAGTAAAGCTCTATCTGTAAACCGAAtcacttctgcctttcttttagctgattcttcttttccttctgtagaACGAACATCGTTCAGTGAGAAGCCAGTTCTGGAGCTGGAGCAGTGGATTGACAGTTACTCAGAGCAGCTTCCTCCACTCCGAGCTTTCATCCTGCCCGTAGGTACTGCTCCTGCCCCTCGCTGACTGGAGGAGGCTCAGTTTAGTAGGCTAAATCTGCTCCATGCTTGCCACAGGGAAACAGGTTGCGAGGCCATTATTTGCATGGACAAAtaccaaaagaaaagcagagagaaggacCCGATTAAGTTAAATTTCCACATCCTACTGCATTCAGATATCTCTTCTCAGTTTCCTGGCCATAATATAGGCTTCAGCTGCACGTGTGTGTGAGATGTGATAAGCTTTGCTGCAGTGGTACAATAAGGTGGATGGCTGTATCTGCTGTTCGCAGACACTGATGTGCTGTTTCATTGTTGTTTCAGTCAGGAGGTAAAAGCAGTGCTGCTCTCCATTTTTCCCGAGCTGTCTGCCGCAGAGCTGAAAGGTGGTGAGTGTTGGCTGTAGTGTAACAGCATAAAATTGATAAAAAGTGATCAGAATGCTGTAACGATAGCAAATCGTTGCAGTCGGAGCAGTCAGCCATCGCTGTATTGCGCTCGGCTAGAGCTCGAGTCAAGCTTCGTGTGTTTGTATTAGTCAAATTCCAGGGGTGCAGTCAGCAAATAGCAAGTCTCTCTTCCCTCCCTAACTGGGTCATCCGAGCCAAGACCTTCAGAAAGGACAGCCAGGTTTATGTTGAGATGCATTGACGTGTTCAGCTCGTACCTGGTTTGCTGAATGTATTTTGTAGGCACACGAGGCAGCTGGGGCACTGGCAGGTGTGAGAGCCAGGGAAGCTTTTAGCAGCTGAAGATGTTCCTGCCCACACCTACCTTGTCCCACTTCCCTATTGGAGATGAAAACTCCCGTGGTAAGGCCCAGAGAAGAAGACTCCTGTCTGCTTGTTATGTAAATTGCTTCCATGCAAAGTTAGCCTGAACCTGCTCCTCAGCAGTTCGAAGCTGCTGGGGGTGCTCTGCTGAAGCCCCTGATGTGCAGGAAGACATTTTTGTGGATGTGCTCCGCTGCGAGGACTGCTGCTCtgacaagatgcaccagagcagtgtGATCTTCAAAAAAACTAACATCACAGTCAGTGGTTTCTTGTCAAAAGAAAGCTCGAGTGAGGGCTGTACAGCAGTCAGGAGGCACGGAACAGCTCTGTTCCCTCAACAAAAGAAGGGTCCCTGTTTACCTGCAGAAAAGGATAACGATCCTGCAAACTTCTCCCGTTGTTCAGTGATACTCAGCGATGAGCATCCTTTAGAGTGGAGCTGCTCCTCCGGAACGGTCACAGAAATTAGTTGTGTTAGGTTCCTCTTGGGGCAGTGAAGGGTGTTCACACCTGCTGTGGGGACTCAGAAAGGGGGGACTCGGGTGAGGTTGGGGTGTGGAGGTTGGTGCTCCGGCAAATTGTGGTTCTTTGTGCATTCAGAGCTAGAAAGTTAAATACACTAaaatcttccttctctttttctagcGTGGTTCCTTTAGTACAAGCAGGGGAAGCAGATCCAAACGTGGCCAAATAtttgaacaggtaaaaaaaaaatataaaatcccaAACCCTTACTGTGTACTACTGATGTGTACCTGGCGGTGTTCCTTTAGTTTTGAGATAAAACTGCAGGGTTTTACCTCTTGAGAAGCTTCCCTTCTAGAGCAAGAGCTTTGAAGTTTCAACAAGCAGCTCTTTAAAAGGGATTCTTGCAAGGGCCATGTGTTTGCAGACGCCGCTGCGGTGCTGAGGGCGCAGGCGACTTTCTTACTGAAAGCTGTTTTGGAAAGCTCTTCTCGGGTGgtctctctctgctttcctttacCCACGGTTCTTGTGCTTTGCCGAGGCGTTGTGCATTGCTGGGTACAAACATACCTGATGTGAGAAAGGggtttcactgctcttcccttggTTTCCAGACTGAGCGACTATCTCTTCGTTTTGGCACGTTACGCCGCaatgaaggaagggaaggaagagaaaatatatataaagcctGAAGCGTAACTGGGAGCTAGAATGTTTGTTTCCTTGATCACGGGAAGCTAAATCCAGCAGACTGCTCTACCCCGTCAAGGAATGGAAAGAGAACAAGCCTGGGTTGGAAATGTGAGCTGCCAAGAACTTTCAGCTTAAACAACTAGAACCTGGTTCATAACTAGCGTGGGGAACGCAGCTGTCCTGCGCGCTGGGCCTTGTCCTGACAGCCCTTGTTTAACGCTGTGTCGGAGGTGCTGGGCCCTGGGTTGGGTGAGGCAGGAGACTTCAGAGAACCGCGGCTGGTTTCTGGGGGTGTCTTCGTGGCCCTGGGCAGGGGCAGGTGCTGTGGAAAGGCTTGAACAGGGCTCTGAGGAATGAAGAAGGGAAAACAATCAGCTTCCCTTTGTAAGTCACAACGCTCGTGCGGAACAGCAACTGCGTAGAGATTGAGGAACTCTGTCCACCGGCTTTGAAATAATAAATGTGATTTACTTGTACCAAAGGGCCCCTAACTGTCGTGCTTTAATAGTGAGCCCagtgtgcttttcttttttaagttgcTTTCAATCCATCAGCCCTGGCTGAAGCTGAGCTGTGTAGATTTACAGGAACACACTCAATTCTTTGGCTCGGGCTGCCTCTCTTTATGCGTGTGAAGAATGTCTCCGTGCTGACAACCCGGGGCGTCCCCTGCCAGGAACGGGGCTCGCGAGGACAGAGggatgagaggaggaagggcCAAATCCTACAGCTCATGTGCAGGCAGGAGGATTCTCCGAGTCTTTTAAGTTTGCAGATAAAGGGATTGTGATGAGTGGCAGGGGCCTGGCTGGGGGAGAGAGGTGACACCCAAAGGGGGTGCACGTTAACGTCCGCACCGACCCGAGGAACGTCGCTGTCGCGGAGGCAGCAGCGTGGGCTGGAGCCTGTCCCAGAGCTCGGGGGATCTGGCTGCAAACCACCGCAGCAGGTGACGGTAACTCCAGCAGAGAAGATCCTCTTCCAGCTTCCTGGTGGAGTGAAAACTGCCAAAAACCATCCCCAGGGTGTAAACTACAGCCAGCTGAACGAGTTCGCACCTTCCTACCCACGTTGCGTGGAGAATACGGACAATTACAGTCTTAGAGCGAAGTCGAAGCCACCTACAGCTTGGAAATAGAATTGGGAAGAACACGCAGCGGTTTAAGTCTTCCCCTCCTCATCTCACGGCAGCCTGTGGGCAGTGAGGTGATCACACATCGAGGGCGCTTGTCCTGCACCAAGGGTGCCCCTTGTAGCAGTGGGAGCTTCAAGTCAGTCGTGCAACTTCGATTATTTAAGTAGAAACAACCTTAAACTTCCTTCCCGAAAGTCTCTGGCTTTT containing:
- the MMAB gene encoding corrinoid adenosyltransferase MMAB isoform X1 produces the protein MWRRAAAVGRGLRGPLGRRQRSGTGSPDGGPRSERAPKIYTKTGDAGFSSTFTGERRLKGDRIFEALGATDELSSAIGLASEFSSEKGHTFVEQLHKVQCMLQDVGSNIATPLSSAREAHLKRTSFSEKPVLELEQWIDSYSEQLPPLRAFILPSGGKSSAALHFSRAVCRRAERCVVPLVQAGEADPNVAKYLNRLSDYLFVLARYAAMKEGKEEKIYIKPEA
- the MMAB gene encoding corrinoid adenosyltransferase MMAB isoform X2, yielding MWRRAAAVGRGLRGPLGRRQRSGTGSPDGGPRSERAPKIYTKTGDAGFSSTFTGERRLKGDRIFEALGATDELSSAIGLASEFSSEKGHTFVEQLHKVQCMLQDVGSNIATPLSSAREAHLKRTSFSEKPVLELEQWIDSYSEQLPPLRAFILPSGGKSSAALHFSRAVCRRAESVVPLVQAGEADPNVAKYLNRLSDYLFVLARYAAMKEGKEEKIYIKPEA